In Oligoflexia bacterium, the genomic stretch GGCTCTCAGGCCTGATTTCTCAGCTACTTCCATGAGTTTTAATGTCGCGGGTGTATGTGATGTTGCATAAATGGCAGCGTAAGTGGTGCCGCAACTCAGTAGCCCGTTACAAAACTCTTTCCACCTTTTAGTGGCGTAAGTGGCGTTCGCATATTTTGCTTCTACTGGAAAAGTATGATTGTTAAGCCATTCTAAAAGACTGTATCCGGCCGAGGCCATCATCTCCATTTGTGGTGCATGCACATGACAATCGATAAAGCCCGGAGTGATGACAGAGTGAGGACCATGATCAAATACTTTAGCCTTGGGATATAATTTTCTAAGTGTGGTGAAGGGGCCGAAATCTAATATTTCGCCTTCATCGTCGATAGCGAGTGCTCCTTTTTCAAAATACCTGAGCATATCAGGTGAAGGAGCATCAAAGAGCCACTGCGCTCTGTGGAGAACGATCATCTCAGGTAATAAATTTCCACAGTTTGTAGTAAACTTTCAACGCCGTTGTCTTTACCAAATATAAATATATCAAGTTTTTTAACGGGTTGTTCAGTAGGCATCTGAGGAGCGGTATAACATGGTACTAAGAAATTATAAGTGCAGCTACCAGCACCATCGCAAAGTAATTTCAGCGCTTTAATTTTTGTTGGAAGTTTACAGGTGAGGCCAAATTTTTCAGCAGTTGCATTTACAGAGGCAAGCATCACCGTATCTGCGATGATGCGCTTGAACTGGGGATCTTCTTCGGTGGCAGATGCTGTATTAAAAGCAACTACTGTTAACAAGAGAGCGAAGATAAAAATAACTTTGTTCATAGAAATCCCCCAAAAAGAATGGTGAACAATATTGCATGTCTTACTTAGGTGTTAGCATGGGGTTTGTGGTTTTTATAGAAAACTTTTAAGGTGCTGCGTCCCAAGCTTTTTTGATTTTTTCTGGAGAAATAAACGAGGCTTTAAGTGCAATAGAATTCAATAGGTTAAACTCTTCTACACCCATGCCGTGATGCGTTGCCATTGTCTCATATTCATGGGTAAGATCGATGCAAAACAGGTGAGGATCATCAGAATTCAGGGTTACTTTCACTCCCATATCCAAAAGCTTTTTAAGGGGATGTTCTAAAATATTACCAACAGCTTTAGTTAAAAGATTACTCGTTGGACAAAGTTCTAGTACCACACCTGATTGTTTTACAAATTCGATAATCTTTAAATCATTAATCACTTGAACACCGTGGCCGATGCGCGCGGGTTGAAGTTCTTCGATAGTTTGTCTTAAGAGTTGAGGTGCGTTTAAAACATTTGCCTCACCGCTATGAACGGTAATTTTGATTCCGCTGTGTGCGACTTTTTTAAATAGAGGAGCAAAAACACTCGAAGAAATCGCCTCATCACCTGCGAGATCAAAACCCACAAAGGTATCTTTATTTTCAATAGCAAAATCTGCGGTTTTTTCTGCCTCAGTGAAGGGTTGATCTCGAGTAATAATACAAATCAAACCTACTGCAATTTTGTCTTTAAGTTCTTTCTGAGCTCGAGAAACTCCAGCTAACACGGCTTGATGAATTGAATCATAAGTTAGTTCAGGGTGATTCACGCTCATAAAACTTGGGGAATAGCGTAGTTCTAAAACTCGTATTCCGTCG encodes the following:
- the add gene encoding adenosine deaminase, with amino-acid sequence MSKWRSFKKVELHRHMEGSVRLQTVLDVASEAGVVLPSRNIEVLRKYACVTSPMENLAVVLDKFWLVQSVLATPGIIERVAYENCIDAFNDGIRVLELRYSPSFMSVNHPELTYDSIHQAVLAGVSRAQKELKDKIAVGLICIITRDQPFTEAEKTADFAIENKDTFVGFDLAGDEAISSSVFAPLFKKVAHSGIKITVHSGEANVLNAPQLLRQTIEELQPARIGHGVQVINDLKIIEFVKQSGVVLELCPTSNLLTKAVGNILEHPLKKLLDMGVKVTLNSDDPHLFCIDLTHEYETMATHHGMGVEEFNLLNSIALKASFISPEKIKKAWDAAP